In Episyrphus balteatus chromosome 4, idEpiBalt1.1, whole genome shotgun sequence, the sequence CTCGTTCAAGAAAGAGTTCGGTGGCTACCGAGTTACCATTGCATCTAAATTCTTCGCGTAAAATGAAATCACGACGCTCATCTGTTGCGAGTTTTTGCAGTAGTAGTTTCTTTTCTGGAGTTTCCAAGGTAAAAAGACGCCATCGAAAAAAAGGCATGAAATTTGGCTGCAGCAAAATGGTAGTAGTTGATTCAAAACTACtgactgaaattgaaattataaCGAATTCTTTCCCGACCATGTGCCGTATTCATTGTGATAAACCGGTTGCTAGTGGTTATGCCAAAGAAAAAGCTGGCAATGAACGATTAGCTCCACAAAAGTCAATTTACCAAAATAAGAGGAATCTCAAGAAGCGAAAGCTGAGTGAAAACGTTGATTTTGCACTAGCGAACGGCATGAACTCAGCTAGTACAACAAGCAAGCGACGTCACAAGAAAACATGCAATTCTAGCCCCGATGATCACAAATTGCCACTAAAGAAGAGACATTATCTAATGACGCCGGGTGATAAAACAGAAAAGGCCGCGGTTGCATATGCTACGGAAGCTTTGAAGTCTCATAAGGAAACTGCGGAGCCAAAGGCAAATGTCCATTTGGCTAAACCAAGTGGCAGAACAGTTTCTACTAGAGCTGCTGTGACACCGAAAAAGCGACACCTCCTGCAGACGTGCGGCCCTGATGGTCGAAGTAATTCACCAAACTATTCGAGCGATTCGAAATCATACTCGGTGAAAAGTGCAAACGCAGAAAGTGCTCCAGCTGAAGtagtaaataacaaaaaacgtaATCGATTGGAAGGATTGGTTTCTAAAATTGCGAATGCTACTGGGAATAGTTCTGTTGAAGGAATGCCAACCACTGCTCCAGGTACACCTGCAAACAGTGAACAATCTTTCCCACCACCGGGTATATTTGAACCCTCAGTAGAGCTGGAAATTCAAATTCCTATATCAAAACTCGGTGATAGTTCGATAATTACAAAAGCCGAAGCTGCGTCTCCATTGGATTTGCTGGATTTACACAATAAAACGTTTCCAGAGATTTCTTCAAATGGCAAGACTGAAAGAGTTGTTGAGTCTTTGTTGAATAAAACTGGATGCAATTTCTTGCTTAAAAGAAAACGAAAGAAAATCAACAGAACTGGTTTTCCGACTGTTAAGCGTAAGAAGAGAAAGGTTAGTGAATTGTCTGTAGCACCTGAATCGGAGAACAAATCAGAAGCTGATTCAAAAACTGAACCAATTTGTGATCGGGTGCCACAAACTGGCGAGACAAGCGCCACATTTTTGGAACGTAACCGAACTCCACGATTATCGGTGGTTAGTCTTGAACGGCTACAAGgaaccaataaaaaacagatGGCACGTGAGGCAACACCGAGCAGGACTCGTTCTGCCAAAATTACTACCCCTGCAAGCAAAAATAAGAAGCAAAATAATGTATTACCGAAAAAGGAGCAGCCAAAACCTCTTTCTAAAAAGAAGGAATCATCTGCAGCAGAACCACTGAAAGTGGCTGTTAATCCTCTTTTACATATGACATTTCCGGCTTGTAAGATACGCCTTAAGCGCCGGTTAACATTAACTCCGACAGTAAATAAAACACCTgctgttgaaacaaataaaaatactgaAAAGGAAACAAATTCTGTTAACGATCTGGATCTGCCAGCAAAAGCATCTAAAGGAATTACAAAGAAATCCGAATCAGAAGGAATTGATCTACTGGAGCAGGAACCACTTCCCCTTGCTGCATTTTGTGATGCAACAAACGCCATCGATTCGGAATCATCTTCATCTGTATCAGTTCTTAGTGAGGATAGCAAATCAACTACtcgaaaacaaaaatggaagaaaagCTACCTTGTGGCTGGACTTTTATCGGATTATTACAAAGTGGCAGATCCTGGAAGGGGAAAGAAAATCGCATCGAATCAAGTCAAAGACACGAGCTGTGAACCTGTTTTACCTGTAAGTCTACCTCTGTTTCCGGCACCTCCGTATTGTGAAAAATACTTCCGACGAACGCAGATTGATTTCCAACTGCCCTACGATATATGGTGGTCATATACAAATGGCAAACTGCCCACGAGAGAAACCGTTCCTAGTTGGAATTATAAGAAGATTCGTACAAATGTATACCGTTGTGCCGAAGTGAAGCCAAACACGAACAACATTGATCGGCCTACTTGTAATTGTAAACAAGATAAAGGGTGTGGCGATGATTGTCTTAACCGCATGGTTTACACAGAGTGCTCACCATCAAGTTGCCCAACTAGAGAGAAGTGTAAAAATCAGAAAATTCAACGACATGAAGTGGCTCCAGGTGTTGAGCGCTTTATGACCGAAAACAAGGGATGGGGAGTGCGTACAAATTTGCCaataaaaaaaggaacatatATTTTAGAATATGTTGGAGAGGTTGTGACTGAAAAGGAGTTCAAGGATCGAATGGCGACGCTCTACATAAATGACACCCATCATTATTGTTTGCATTTGGATGGAGGGTTGGTAATAGATGGACATCGAATGGGTAGCGACGGACGATTTGTAAATCATTCTTGCTCTCCTAATTGTGAAATGCAAAAGTGGTCAGTAAATGGTTTATCGAGAATGGCTTTGTTTGCTGCACGAAATATCGAAGCGGGTGAAGAGATAAGCTATGATTATAACTTTTCGCTATTCAATCCATCCGAGGGCCAAGAATGTCGTTGTAATACTTTGCAATGTCGTGGAGTAATTGGCGGTAAATCTCAACGAATTAAACCACTTGTTGAACAACCGAAACCGGTGGACACAACTGCAGGACAGACAGACGGAAGACGAGTAGGACGACAACGAAAAAGACAGGGATCAGCACGTAAAGATGTTATTCGTCTTCAGTCGAAGGACATTGTAATGACTCAAATGGTACAGCAGTTGTCAGAAAAGGATAAGCGATTAATTGCGCTGCAAAGAATCTTCTTAATCAGAAactttgaaaaggtaataaaaattatttcaattgtgGTTTTGCatggatttaaatatttttatgattgTAGGTTCGCCGGATTAAGTTAAAGGGATCACCAAATGATGTCGGTAAGCCGGAACAAACTACAACTGTTGCTCTTCCGAGACGGCCTTCAACACCCTCTTCTATTGCTGTGCAAATATCAGCTTTGCGATCACCAAGAAGTATCCAGACTCGTGGTCTTGCACAGGCTGTTCAAGACCccgaagtcgaaaaaatggcCAAAATGGCTGTTGTTTTTAGAGATATTTGTTTAGCATTAGAGGAAATTAAAGGTACGTGTGTATGGTTAACTCATAAAGGATTTTTCATTATAagcctgtttttttttagatgacaCTGATAAACCCGAAATTATTAAACTACATCCAACCTTAGCAAAGAAAAAAGGCAAACCACCAAAACAACAAGCAAACACTACACCTAAGCCTATTGATTTTGCAACTATCCAGACCAATGTTGAGAAAGGTTATTACAAAGTTCCGGTTGAGTTTGACGACGATGTAGAGAGTCTGCTATCAGCGATGCGAGAATTTCACAAAGAAAACCCAGAGAAGCTATCAATTATCAAGAACATTTCCGAATTATACTTCAAAACAAAGGATAGCGTTTACGATCAACTAGTTGACCTAGTTGTTGACAAAAATAGTTTGAAAAGATTTCGACCAAATGCTGGCATTGAGAAACCTTCAACGGGTGTTGTTAGTAAGAATTTTTCGTCCAAGTCCAAGCACACAAAAGCAACCACCGAAGATATAATAAGTTGCATATGTGGTTTGTATAAAGATGAAGGTCTAATGATCCAATGCGCACGATGTAATGTTTGGCAGCATACGGAGTGTACAAAAGCCGATGTAAATGCAGACAGTTATTTGTGTGAAAGGTGCGATTCACGAGTTGTTGACCGAGAAATTCCTTTAGATGAATTCACAGACGATGGTCATAGATACTATTTATCCCTAATGCGTGGTGATTTGCAAATTCGTCAGGGTGATACGGTTTATGTTCTGCGTGACATACCCATCAAAGATGAGAACGGTGTCATTTGTCCTACGAAAAAGCACACATACGAAACTATAGGCGAAATAGATTATTCAGAGTGTGATATTTTTCGAGTGGAGAGGCTATGGAAGGATCAAGATGGGAAGCGAGTTATTTTTGGCCATCATTTTCTGCGACCACACGAAACCTTTCATGAACCATCTAGACGTTTCTATCCGAATGAGGTTGTTCGGGTGCCATTGTACGAACTTGTACCGATCGAGCTGGTTATTGGTCGTTGTTGGGTTCTGGATCGTACGACATTTTGCAAGGGTCGCCCAACTGATTGCACAAATGAAGAGCATGTTTTCATTTGTGAACTCAGAGTTGATAAATCGGCCAGATTCTTTAGTAAAGCAAAAGTAAATTGGCCAACATGCACAAAGAACTATGCTTTTAAGAAGTTCGATGAGAAGCTGAGAATCTCCAAAACATATgcggtaggttttttttttatttcttaagttctaacaatttttaatgaaatgaacACTTTTCGCTGTAGCCCCATGATATTGATCCCGCTTTGTTGAAGCAGAGACGGCAGAAGACAGATTTAGTAGAAAATACACCCGCCGCAACGCCAAAATCAACTCCAACAAATGtttcttctaataaaaaaacacaGGTGGTGGCTGCGGTTCAGAAACCGAAATATTTTCTGCCTATTAGAGTAAGTTGCTGGCATAGAAACTTTTAAGTTTTGGTAATATCACTTAGTTTTATCTAATACACAGACAAGGAAACAGAAGCGAACTCATCTGGAAGTGGTGCTGGCAGCTATAAAGAAGCTCAAATCGAAGAAGAATACTCATATGAATGAAGGAGTTATGGATGTATCATATTTGCTTTCAGGGCGCGGAGCAAGGAATCGGAAATCGATTGCGGCAAACGTGCCTACGTAGtcaatataattaaattaattgccATGCATGAATTTTTGGTCCAAACGATCAATaatatttgtattatttattcGTAACATGATAATCCTGCATTAAATGCAAtcggttttgccttttttgaaaagtttaactaattcaaaagatttgttttcttttcgaaTAATAGTATCCCACGGTAAACACACAATAGCTTTGTGAAACGCGTAGAAGGTGTAATATTCTTATATAATTGAAGGAGACAACTACTGTTTGTAGctcgtttttattttaagaagaaaattgaaAGTAAATTTTATGGCATGCGTAGATTAATTaacttatatacaaaaatataaataatatgacctttattttttttttaatttattgattgtTTGGCGGCTGaagatttggattaaaaaattttcaacacgaGGCACTaggattaaaaattaattgtatatAAACTTATACACAATATTATTACTATGGTTATAATATAATTACCTATGttactaatttatttaaaataatcaaGGAAACACATtagaatcattttgtttttgtttaatatttttttttcagcatcgtattaaaattttaatcacacatactcaaaaagaattgattacATTATATTGATAAATTATATTGATAACTTAATAGAGCATGCCTTTCGTTACTTACACAAACTTCTTTATTTGGTTTATAGAACATACAAGtacttgaaataaaatatatttttgagcATTAATTTTGTCTTGAAAATTTTTGGTAATTGTTTTAAACTGAAAATTGTAATTGTTTAAAGGCATCTGTTGATGAATTTAAAATACTCTTATGAATCTAGCGCCagtatcaagaaaaaaatttttttttaggaattacATTCGTATCGAAAATTTCACTTAATTCGTTCGTAATTTGTATGAACTTCATTATACATTACGAACGGATTCTGTGGTTGCTTTTTCGGAATCCGtagcaaatttccgatacgaatggaatttgTGATACGGCCGATTATCTCATGtcgttattaaattttaaaaaaaatttaaaagttgcaCTTCTAGTTACATTAAATATAATCACTCCCAAAAGAatgccaaaattgaaaaagaaacgaAAGAAATGATTACCAATACATCTACCCTTCTTTCTGGATGAGTTGTGGAATTCTTGGGTGCAAAATGCAATTGAGAAACGTTTTGtcaaaactcaacaaacacACAAtatgaagaaataaaaataataaaaaaaagttttatttaaaaatatttttaagaccaatcgttttttcgttttcaaaataaggaaaaatcgTTCCAAATCATACAATAACAGACGCCTGTCGATTAGCTACGCAGGAAAGCACAACTCTTCATTTCTACTAGTaggagagctagtggcacatttgactaaggtagctcttgtaaggctgaaaattcgtacagtggtagtttttagcatgctaaataagaaaatcttggtctggcaggcctcagcggtgcacatcatatatatatatgaccttgaaagtgtaattttcaactttttttgcccaaaatttgactttgaaatcgattatttcaaaaagtatttattaaaataacttgatttaaaaactaatataaagtgtaatattctgccttttgaaaaatgtatcactcataactgcaagtgttgccgtcgtttttaaataattttttgtttattttgagttacttttttagaaaattgcccctccctcctaaacggggggagatagacccccccttcccgtagtaaaaaatgcttgtatttaactcctctacaagaatccgttaTCAATTTTTCCCCCCTTAGTTATCGTAATttccccaaaaaatataaaatacaaaaaaaaaaattttaaccaaaaatggttttctaaggcggagaaaattagtaacggattcttgtagaggagttaaatacaagcattttttactatgggaaggggggtctatctccccccgtttaggagggaggggcaattttctaaaaaagtaactcaaaataaaaaaaaaattatttaaaaacgacggcaacacttGCAGTTATaagtgatacatttttcaaaaggcagaatattacactttatattagtttttaaatcaagttattttaataaatactttttgaaataatcgatttcaaagtcaaattttgggcaaaaaaaagttgaaaattacactttcaaggtcatatatatatatgatgtgcaccgctgaggcctgccagaccaagattttcttatttagcatgctaaaaactaccactgtacgaattttcagccttacaagagctaccttagtcaaatgtgccactagctcttggactaTACTTTTTggaaattctgttttttattcaaatgggaacaaaaacctttttttattaaaaataaaactatacatATAAACAAAGGTCATAAAACATACATTGGGctattcgttatttttgaatcaagttcataattggaaaaactgtttctaaataataaaaaaaatcctctaattttttcagatttttattttgacacaagATGGCGCCCCAACCgcgttaaagttttttattatttgaaataggTTTGTGTTGACTTAAGAGGCCATTTTATTAGATATagacttaaatttttgtatgaggttcttgtctacattaaacaacgttttaaaaaaggtatacatcatttttctagaaccaggggtttagtcagggcatgcaagtgtttttagttttattaaagcaagcatattttattaaaacaagcatatgaaatggcatgaaaaataaaatatatcaaaaaaaatgcaGGGTAAATCTTCCTAAATATCgagttttggaaaatttgatcTCGGATAAAAGAAAGAATGATCTCTGTTGGCAAATAAATCTCTGTTGGAATGAATTTTCTAATAAAGAGTTGAACAAAATGCGTCGCCTAGCGACTAAAATGACAGCTGTAAAAAAATTCGCCGAATTAGTGAATAGTAGCGTGACGGGCTGTgaattgcatataaaaaaatgccttattttaaaacttatctTCTTCTTGTGGTTTCATGAATCCCCTTttttatagcgatcaggaaaatgaaaataaataggtGTTTTGTGGTGTTCTtattcgatttgaaacacaaatgctatAGGTTCAGATCGATAAAGGTTTGACCACTCCAGAAatgtatgcggtagcggtatgtgtatcaaacaaaaatgttatacctgaagcctggtacgctgatcgagataaattttagcttccatacaaattatcgaaaaattgagcgcgatctgcgtaccaggcttgaacgTTGACGTTCCGATTTAGAATATACTTCATACAATTACCAATTACTTTTTCGTATAAATTCTATCGATGACAAGAATTTTTTCCCGTATTTTTGGTAGAGGTTATAATTTTCCTGatcaaaagtttatatttttagccttataattcaatttatttaattttctattttcgtcGCATCACTATAACCGGtcccttaaacaaaaaagtgcTACCCatctaatttttataaaatatttgtgCACATACCCTATGTGCGAAATGACAATTTGACATTTGTCAAAATTTATACCAACCACATGAGCCAGCCCAGCAGCAGAGTAGTCACAAAAGAAAGACTCAGCCAAAAACCCACTTACAGGTGGAACTTGGAATTTCTTAATTCATTCACATTTTAGTTAATTAACTTAataaatctactaaaaaaacaaCCAAGTACTTTCATTACCTCAATAATTCCATcaagaaacaataaaaaaatgagtgctTTCACTGGTATTCTGCGACGAGAATTTCCCGCAATGGACGATGAATTGAAAGACTATGTCGAAGGCAAGAAcaaattaattaagaaaaaaaaaatataaataaattaaaaactatttccaGGTGTACTTTGTGGTAGTTTGGATGATTTTGAAAGTTGCGATGATATCTATGAAGCTGTCGGTGATATTCTACAGAGTATAAATGCAGAAAAAACTGAAGACAATATCAGGTAAGATTGTGGAGAGCTAAAAGCATGGCAatgtgggtatttttttttttatttgtgaaatgaaaaaaaaaagaaaaatttaaaaaacgtgTGACTTCACCAAAGGCTTGGATAGAAAAGAATTTACAGCCTTGACTCTTCTCGACTTCTTTAAGGCCTTTGACACTGTCAATCACTTTCTTCTATGCAAAAAgctaataaacaattttaggtTTTCTGGGCATTCGGCAAAGTTGGTTCAGTCTTACTTATAGGGAAGGCAGCAGTTGGTTATAGTTGGGAAcgtaaaatctaattttttaccAACGACCACTAGGGTCCCACAGGGATCCATACTAGGCCCAATCTTATTCTCACGAACTCGTCAAAGTCGTCAAACATTGCTCTATACATATGTATGCCGATGACGTACAACTTTTTATAAAGGCAACTCCTTTTTCGAAAGAACAAAGCATTAATAAAATGAACGAAGATCTTGAATACATTCGTGGTTGGGAAATCTCAAACCATCTTTGTCTGAATCCTGATAAGTCCAAAACTATAGTCATTCATTTATCGTCACGTACTGGATAAAAAACACCTTTCCACGCTTAAGACTAGGAATGTCAGAAATCGAATATGTTTATGTTAACACCACTAAAAACCTCGGTCTCACCTTTAACCGTACTCTTTCTTGGGACGACCATATAAACTTAACCATAGGAAAGGTTTATGGTACGCTTCGAGTTCTTTGGGCCACGCAATCATTTTTACCAACTACAACAAAACTCATACTTGCTAAAACGTTGGGATTTCCAATATTATTGCATTGCTGTGAAGTGTTTTCCAGTATTTATAGTAGTTCAAGACGAATACTGAACGTTGTCTTCAAAAAATGTCACCCGatatgtttcaattttaaaagaCGGGACCATGTCTCTCAATgctcaaaatcaattttcgggTGCACTTTTGACAATCTACTAAGATTTCGTGCCATTCTGTATATCTTCGAAATAATGCAATCTTGCCAGTCAGAATACTTATTTCACAAGCTTATTTTTCCTGCTTTTCAAAGATCTTGTGTGCTTATCCAACCAACACATTCTTGCTTGAACTCAGAATGTCAATTTTACCTTCAAGTCGCACGTTATTGGAACTCCCTACCTATCGAACTGAGGagcaaaactttttaaaatcaaacttaTTTGGCCAATAATCATACGTAACTTattcttaataaaattaaaaattttcaataaaattaaaatacatttcaTTTATGCTTAAAATACttatatgtacaatgtacatattaacttttcaaaattttaaatttcaaaattttataccacacCTTAATGTTGCATTAGTTTATAAGATATATTATCTTAAAATGTAATAagaactaaactaaaaaaaaaaaaaaaaactagagcgACCATATTGACCCGAATTAACTATTTCCAGAGAACTTTGTCACCAATTCTTCAACATCATCAAATTGAAATCCTCCAATGAAACAAGGAAGGTCCTTAATGCCCCGGTGAACATAGCCGAAATGGCAGCTACAATGGAAGCCACCGACAAGGATGTTCAAAGTATATGGGTCGTTAATAAGGATGCTGGAAATGTAAGTTGTAATTATGCTtaagaaatatttgttttaatccaAAACTCCTTACACAGAAAGTAGATACCAAAAAACTAGAAAAAGCCGAAGCCAAACTGCAACAAAAACTAGAGAAGAGATTGGACAACAAGATTGTTCAGCCGTCTCAGGCCAAATTACAGACAGCAACGGCGTCGCAGGTTATCagcaaaaaaagcaataaaatggAACAAAAGGGTACAAACCGTTCTATGGACATTAAGATTGAAAACTTTGATTTAGCTTTTGGTGATAAGTAagctaatttaacaaaaatgacCTTCTGTCTCCAGAGTTACTATAACTAaaatatttgttcttatttagaGTTTTACTGCAGAATGCCGACATTCTTCTATCGTTTGGTAGAAGATATGGTCTAGTAGGCCGCAATGGTCTAGGCAAAACCACTTTACTCCGAATGATATCTGATCGCCAATTGGCCATTCCAAGTCATATTTCAGTACTGCACGTGGAGCAGGAAGTTGTTGGTGACGACACTCCAGCAGTCGATAGTGTCTTGGAATGCGATTTCGAACGTACAAGGTTATTGAAGAGAGAAAAAGAAATCCTAGCCGAGCTGAACAATGGTACACAAGATGCCGCAATGAGTGCGGAATTGAGTGAAGTCTACATTCAGTTGCAAAACATCGAAGCTGACAAAGCTGTTTCGAAGGCATCAGTTATCCTCAAAGGTCTTGGATTTACAACCGAAATGCAAAGTAATCCGACCAAGTCTTTCTCTGGTGGCTGGCGGATGAGGCTAGCTCTCGCTCGTGCATTGTTTTCTCGACCAGATCTATTGTTACTCGATGAACCGACTAACATGTTGGATATTAAGGCCATCATTTGGTTGGAAAATTACTTGCAAACGT encodes:
- the LOC129919780 gene encoding histone-lysine N-methyltransferase ash1 isoform X1, whose product is MKHKSHHEAKVVAQAAPQSSENEESDCTATESSSMSERLHKKRRKSTTQFSVLRSDTDGLRMKISAIRRKTTTDFKRDDEKRRSDNNNIEPTKLAKDKMIAPIESAKPTVSTGKSCCSVYVKESDSKSEASSTGKIKKLKLKRKKINIRQQTGKHYDTNQLVFGVINPNPQSSSKAKDTNINQLKDRPLSSFNQPHLLPDENIGLSSSDNDLPALVNAAIKCVESDSDSHSLCTQPKIQYTSTLLQDFMVKTQMLSESADKGKKSCETATTSTASTSTSIINRGEQTLVRKKRGRPKKSLNPVVVNESADSGVVSTAQSTSPSPKNHLERSRSQAKVERDVSPPKLDIANLDKRMYAMNERVLYPPPRSKLRKQSTASKQAPATNKSLPTKITNKDDSLDPVWRKIDVNSKFRRPSVSGYKSDGGGFSTTVCSKILTAKSGYASDYSVRNNHYSGYKSDASGKSRCSMKSCYSRVSRAKSCDGKHRTKYRRKRRPTLSHSKSVVNLNDQDILQLAGLSLGQSSEESSGSVVCKPKILVEDHESSNVYKKYGEINRYITTGEYFGRSRTSQFSAAKQLDTSNVDQESQDTYNFLGSIGNKLCSRSRKSSVATELPLHLNSSRKMKSRRSSVASFCSSSFFSGVSKVKRRHRKKGMKFGCSKMVVVDSKLLTEIEIITNSFPTMCRIHCDKPVASGYAKEKAGNERLAPQKSIYQNKRNLKKRKLSENVDFALANGMNSASTTSKRRHKKTCNSSPDDHKLPLKKRHYLMTPGDKTEKAAVAYATEALKSHKETAEPKANVHLAKPSGRTVSTRAAVTPKKRHLLQTCGPDGRSNSPNYSSDSKSYSVKSANAESAPAEVVNNKKRNRLEGLVSKIANATGNSSVEGMPTTAPGTPANSEQSFPPPGIFEPSVELEIQIPISKLGDSSIITKAEAASPLDLLDLHNKTFPEISSNGKTERVVESLLNKTGCNFLLKRKRKKINRTGFPTVKRKKRKVSELSVAPESENKSEADSKTEPICDRVPQTGETSATFLERNRTPRLSVVSLERLQGTNKKQMAREATPSRTRSAKITTPASKNKKQNNVLPKKEQPKPLSKKKESSAAEPLKVAVNPLLHMTFPACKIRLKRRLTLTPTVNKTPAVETNKNTEKETNSVNDLDLPAKASKGITKKSESEGIDLLEQEPLPLAAFCDATNAIDSESSSSVSVLSEDSKSTTRKQKWKKSYLVAGLLSDYYKVADPGRGKKIASNQVKDTSCEPVLPVSLPLFPAPPYCEKYFRRTQIDFQLPYDIWWSYTNGKLPTRETVPSWNYKKIRTNVYRCAEVKPNTNNIDRPTCNCKQDKGCGDDCLNRMVYTECSPSSCPTREKCKNQKIQRHEVAPGVERFMTENKGWGVRTNLPIKKGTYILEYVGEVVTEKEFKDRMATLYINDTHHYCLHLDGGLVIDGHRMGSDGRFVNHSCSPNCEMQKWSVNGLSRMALFAARNIEAGEEISYDYNFSLFNPSEGQECRCNTLQCRGVIGGKSQRIKPLVEQPKPVDTTAGQTDGRRVGRQRKRQGSARKDVIRLQSKDIVMTQMVQQLSEKDKRLIALQRIFLIRNFEKVRRIKLKGSPNDVGKPEQTTTVALPRRPSTPSSIAVQISALRSPRSIQTRGLAQAVQDPEVEKMAKMAVVFRDICLALEEIKDDTDKPEIIKLHPTLAKKKGKPPKQQANTTPKPIDFATIQTNVEKGYYKVPVEFDDDVESLLSAMREFHKENPEKLSIIKNISELYFKTKDSVYDQLVDLVVDKNSLKRFRPNAGIEKPSTGVVSKNFSSKSKHTKATTEDIISCICGLYKDEGLMIQCARCNVWQHTECTKADVNADSYLCERCDSRVVDREIPLDEFTDDGHRYYLSLMRGDLQIRQGDTVYVLRDIPIKDENGVICPTKKHTYETIGEIDYSECDIFRVERLWKDQDGKRVIFGHHFLRPHETFHEPSRRFYPNEVVRVPLYELVPIELVIGRCWVLDRTTFCKGRPTDCTNEEHVFICELRVDKSARFFSKAKVNWPTCTKNYAFKKFDEKLRISKTYAPHDIDPALLKQRRQKTDLVENTPAATPKSTPTNVSSNKKTQVVAAVQKPKYFLPIRTRKQKRTHLEVVLAAIKKLKSKKNTHMNEGVMDVSYLLSGRGARNRKSIAANVPT
- the LOC129919780 gene encoding histone-lysine N-methyltransferase ash1 isoform X2 — its product is MKHKSHHEAKVVAQAAPQSSENEESDCTATESSSMSERLHKKRRKSTTQFSVLRSDTDGLRMKISAIRRKTTTDFKRDDEKRRSDNNNIEPTKLAKDKMIAPIESAKPTVSTGKSCCSVYVKESDSKSEASSTGKIKKLKLKRKKTGKHYDTNQLVFGVINPNPQSSSKAKDTNINQLKDRPLSSFNQPHLLPDENIGLSSSDNDLPALVNAAIKCVESDSDSHSLCTQPKIQYTSTLLQDFMVKTQMLSESADKGKKSCETATTSTASTSTSIINRGEQTLVRKKRGRPKKSLNPVVVNESADSGVVSTAQSTSPSPKNHLERSRSQAKVERDVSPPKLDIANLDKRMYAMNERVLYPPPRSKLRKQSTASKQAPATNKSLPTKITNKDDSLDPVWRKIDVNSKFRRPSVSGYKSDGGGFSTTVCSKILTAKSGYASDYSVRNNHYSGYKSDASGKSRCSMKSCYSRVSRAKSCDGKHRTKYRRKRRPTLSHSKSVVNLNDQDILQLAGLSLGQSSEESSGSVVCKPKILVEDHESSNVYKKYGEINRYITTGEYFGRSRTSQFSAAKQLDTSNVDQESQDTYNFLGSIGNKLCSRSRKSSVATELPLHLNSSRKMKSRRSSVASFCSSSFFSGVSKVKRRHRKKGMKFGCSKMVVVDSKLLTEIEIITNSFPTMCRIHCDKPVASGYAKEKAGNERLAPQKSIYQNKRNLKKRKLSENVDFALANGMNSASTTSKRRHKKTCNSSPDDHKLPLKKRHYLMTPGDKTEKAAVAYATEALKSHKETAEPKANVHLAKPSGRTVSTRAAVTPKKRHLLQTCGPDGRSNSPNYSSDSKSYSVKSANAESAPAEVVNNKKRNRLEGLVSKIANATGNSSVEGMPTTAPGTPANSEQSFPPPGIFEPSVELEIQIPISKLGDSSIITKAEAASPLDLLDLHNKTFPEISSNGKTERVVESLLNKTGCNFLLKRKRKKINRTGFPTVKRKKRKVSELSVAPESENKSEADSKTEPICDRVPQTGETSATFLERNRTPRLSVVSLERLQGTNKKQMAREATPSRTRSAKITTPASKNKKQNNVLPKKEQPKPLSKKKESSAAEPLKVAVNPLLHMTFPACKIRLKRRLTLTPTVNKTPAVETNKNTEKETNSVNDLDLPAKASKGITKKSESEGIDLLEQEPLPLAAFCDATNAIDSESSSSVSVLSEDSKSTTRKQKWKKSYLVAGLLSDYYKVADPGRGKKIASNQVKDTSCEPVLPVSLPLFPAPPYCEKYFRRTQIDFQLPYDIWWSYTNGKLPTRETVPSWNYKKIRTNVYRCAEVKPNTNNIDRPTCNCKQDKGCGDDCLNRMVYTECSPSSCPTREKCKNQKIQRHEVAPGVERFMTENKGWGVRTNLPIKKGTYILEYVGEVVTEKEFKDRMATLYINDTHHYCLHLDGGLVIDGHRMGSDGRFVNHSCSPNCEMQKWSVNGLSRMALFAARNIEAGEEISYDYNFSLFNPSEGQECRCNTLQCRGVIGGKSQRIKPLVEQPKPVDTTAGQTDGRRVGRQRKRQGSARKDVIRLQSKDIVMTQMVQQLSEKDKRLIALQRIFLIRNFEKVRRIKLKGSPNDVGKPEQTTTVALPRRPSTPSSIAVQISALRSPRSIQTRGLAQAVQDPEVEKMAKMAVVFRDICLALEEIKDDTDKPEIIKLHPTLAKKKGKPPKQQANTTPKPIDFATIQTNVEKGYYKVPVEFDDDVESLLSAMREFHKENPEKLSIIKNISELYFKTKDSVYDQLVDLVVDKNSLKRFRPNAGIEKPSTGVVSKNFSSKSKHTKATTEDIISCICGLYKDEGLMIQCARCNVWQHTECTKADVNADSYLCERCDSRVVDREIPLDEFTDDGHRYYLSLMRGDLQIRQGDTVYVLRDIPIKDENGVICPTKKHTYETIGEIDYSECDIFRVERLWKDQDGKRVIFGHHFLRPHETFHEPSRRFYPNEVVRVPLYELVPIELVIGRCWVLDRTTFCKGRPTDCTNEEHVFICELRVDKSARFFSKAKVNWPTCTKNYAFKKFDEKLRISKTYAPHDIDPALLKQRRQKTDLVENTPAATPKSTPTNVSSNKKTQVVAAVQKPKYFLPIRTRKQKRTHLEVVLAAIKKLKSKKNTHMNEGVMDVSYLLSGRGARNRKSIAANVPT